A region of Cloacibacillus sp. DNA encodes the following proteins:
- a CDS encoding hydantoinase/oxoprolinase family protein — MAEIGNIHEQNGILGIDAGGTFTDLVFWSEADGTAIASAKTPTMHSDLAGTIENGLKLILAEVNPEQIKAFNLATTLATNAIVENKLRPSALVIIGYDQDIAEKYSHEKKFGTDLVYQIRGGHDPKGNEAAPFDEAAFCEICDAILPEIETVAVSSFFSVRNPAHEIRAREIIRTKRPDIHVTCGHELATELDALKRATTAALNAGLIPIIIELLNSVEDVCTRLGINVPIMVVRSDGSLVSMDWARVHPIETVLSGPAASAIGACYLAKAAGFVRGSCIVDIGGTTTDIIYLDEGGHPVIGTRGTTVGGHHTLVKSIDIFTFGLGGDSRVRFSKDKELLIGPRRVRSLCSAAADNSEVISCLKDILAEGTSQEPIVVFRGEKCRVSDSFEKRILSALGDRPSTVSRLLKDERLLNMGMIQLEEMEKRGLIQFAAFTPTDALVALGRLSKWDSCASELGARILAGGNLESVAGLCTLVCEKVSQLAVKNIFVKRLSTQGFDFARHNGAISLIDFALSSQTSLPPALLLKLNTELIGVGAPSWAFIPRIGEILSEEAIQPENAGVAGAVGAAVGTFFLRYSVLITPLAADGGYRAHLPVGIKDFEHLDEAVSHTVEALVPWVTERALNAGAKRPVVCHKREDTEALVAGGIRKIHLSTHIYFDVSEDLAK, encoded by the coding sequence ATGGCTGAGATAGGAAATATTCATGAACAAAATGGAATACTTGGCATAGACGCAGGGGGAACCTTTACCGATCTTGTTTTTTGGAGCGAGGCTGACGGTACGGCCATTGCCTCGGCGAAGACTCCTACCATGCATTCAGATCTTGCCGGTACTATAGAAAATGGCCTGAAACTAATACTTGCGGAGGTAAATCCGGAGCAGATCAAAGCCTTTAATCTGGCGACGACGCTGGCCACCAACGCTATCGTGGAAAATAAACTTCGCCCCAGCGCTTTAGTAATTATAGGCTACGATCAAGATATTGCCGAGAAATACAGCCACGAAAAAAAATTTGGCACTGACCTTGTCTATCAGATAAGAGGCGGACATGATCCGAAGGGCAACGAAGCGGCGCCGTTTGACGAGGCGGCATTTTGTGAAATCTGTGACGCGATACTGCCCGAAATTGAGACAGTGGCCGTGTCGTCGTTCTTCTCCGTTCGCAACCCGGCGCATGAGATACGCGCGCGGGAGATTATCCGTACCAAAAGGCCGGATATCCATGTGACATGCGGTCATGAGCTGGCTACTGAGCTTGACGCTTTGAAAAGAGCCACCACCGCAGCGCTGAACGCAGGGCTTATCCCGATAATCATTGAACTTTTGAACTCTGTCGAAGACGTCTGTACCAGATTAGGTATCAATGTGCCGATAATGGTCGTAAGGAGTGACGGTTCTCTTGTCAGCATGGATTGGGCACGTGTGCACCCGATAGAGACGGTACTTTCCGGACCGGCGGCCAGTGCCATCGGCGCCTGTTATCTGGCAAAGGCCGCTGGATTTGTCAGAGGGTCATGTATAGTGGATATCGGAGGTACGACGACGGATATCATTTATCTGGATGAGGGCGGGCATCCAGTTATTGGTACGAGGGGAACCACCGTCGGAGGCCATCATACTCTTGTAAAATCTATCGATATTTTTACATTTGGCCTTGGCGGAGACAGCCGAGTGCGTTTTTCAAAAGACAAGGAACTGCTGATTGGTCCGAGGCGTGTCCGCTCTTTATGTTCAGCAGCAGCCGATAACTCAGAGGTGATAAGCTGCCTGAAGGATATTCTCGCGGAGGGTACCTCTCAGGAACCGATAGTAGTTTTTCGCGGAGAGAAATGCCGAGTCTCCGACAGCTTTGAGAAGAGGATATTGTCGGCTCTAGGAGATAGACCGTCGACTGTAAGCCGCCTGTTGAAAGATGAACGACTTTTGAACATGGGAATGATACAGCTTGAGGAGATGGAAAAGAGGGGGCTGATTCAATTTGCGGCCTTCACTCCGACGGACGCGCTGGTTGCTTTAGGCAGGCTCAGTAAATGGGATAGCTGCGCTTCCGAGCTGGGGGCAAGGATACTTGCCGGCGGTAACTTGGAATCTGTTGCAGGCTTGTGTACTTTGGTGTGTGAAAAAGTGAGTCAGCTCGCCGTGAAAAATATTTTTGTAAAAAGGCTTTCCACACAGGGATTTGATTTTGCTCGCCATAATGGGGCTATTTCGCTCATCGATTTTGCGCTTTCTTCCCAAACTAGCCTGCCTCCAGCGCTTCTGCTCAAATTGAACACGGAACTGATTGGCGTGGGGGCTCCCTCGTGGGCCTTTATACCGAGGATCGGGGAAATACTTTCCGAAGAGGCTATACAGCCGGAAAATGCCGGTGTAGCTGGTGCGGTAGGAGCCGCGGTGGGAACGTTTTTTCTCCGGTACTCAGTGCTGATTACGCCGCTAGCCGCGGACGGCGGTTACCGGGCCCATCTTCCGGTAGGGATCAAAGATTTTGAACATTTGGATGAAGCGGTTAGCCATACTGTCGAAGCTCTTGTTCCGTGGGTAACGGAGCGGGCGCTGAATGCCGGTGCAAAGCGCCCGGTTGTCTGTCACAAACGTGAAGACACTGAAGCTTTGGTCGCCGGAGGAATACGGAAGATTCACCTTTCGACACATATCTATTTTGACGTTTCCGAAGACCTCGCAAAATAA
- a CDS encoding M23 family metallopeptidase, which translates to MTFARIIRGTLITAAILTMAVSQAAADVVVGAPATAEIGQPFVITIEVSGEKISDVRFSWQRHESLLVPEDTVNGQRFSVLTGTDLKNAKPGPSPLFVTFTAGGKREKIEHSIKLSARKYPVEKLDVAPSKVTPPKELSERIAREAKLGRAAMQSDSAGQAPKLPLVRPVPGSFSSIYGKSRYFNGEFRGRHGGVDMRAKEGTPIKAAADGTVVLAGNNFWFAGNCVYIDHGAGFVTFYGHMSKINVKKGDVVKAGDILGLSGKTGRVTGPHLHFSTAWRGEFFDPAALMEK; encoded by the coding sequence ATGACATTCGCACGCATCATCCGCGGTACGCTAATAACAGCAGCCATTCTGACAATGGCCGTTTCGCAGGCGGCGGCGGATGTGGTGGTCGGAGCGCCGGCCACGGCGGAGATCGGCCAGCCCTTCGTCATAACGATAGAGGTCTCCGGCGAAAAGATATCCGACGTCAGGTTTTCGTGGCAGAGGCACGAATCCTTGCTGGTCCCGGAAGATACCGTAAACGGGCAAAGGTTTTCCGTGCTGACCGGCACCGATTTGAAGAACGCCAAGCCTGGGCCCAGCCCGCTCTTCGTCACCTTCACCGCCGGCGGCAAAAGAGAAAAGATCGAACATTCAATAAAGCTGTCCGCGCGTAAATATCCCGTGGAAAAACTGGACGTCGCCCCCTCGAAGGTCACGCCGCCAAAGGAGCTCTCCGAGCGTATCGCGCGCGAGGCCAAGCTCGGGCGCGCCGCGATGCAGAGCGACAGCGCGGGACAGGCGCCGAAACTGCCGCTCGTGCGCCCTGTGCCCGGCAGCTTCAGCTCCATCTACGGCAAGAGCCGTTACTTTAACGGCGAATTCCGGGGCCGCCACGGCGGCGTCGACATGCGCGCTAAAGAGGGAACTCCAATCAAGGCGGCGGCGGACGGTACCGTAGTGCTGGCGGGAAACAACTTCTGGTTCGCGGGAAACTGCGTCTATATCGACCACGGAGCGGGATTCGTCACCTTTTACGGACACATGTCAAAGATAAATGTAAAAAAGGGTGACGTGGTAAAGGCCGGAGACATCCTCGGCCTCTCAGGCAAGACGGGACGCGTCACCGGCCCACATCTCCACTTCAGCACCGCTTGGCGCGGAGAGTTTTTCGACCCTGCCGCGCTGATGGAGAAATAG
- a CDS encoding BCCT family transporter: MNNNSADKKQNNMVCYVSMFLSLAVIIVGVLYPEEFISRMTGLFDILSKDFNWIYLGVVTGYVVFLLYLALSKFGSIKLDPDGCEPEFSLYSWIAMLFSISLGVGIIFFGVQEPLYHYLNSPRITPDTPEAAVWSMRIMYLHWGIHPWAVYAFTGLGLGYFSMKRGLPLLISSLLEPILRGKSYRKFVETSVDMWIMVLTVTGLASAFGMACSQITSGVHYALGVPNNFTVYIIVNIFMSIIYIATAVSGVDKGIKIVSDINLTLALFFLAAMFCLGPTTKIIQIMFSSLSSYLQNFIGDSLLMDPFDEKFSQWHQWWTVFYWAWWCSWGAFCGIFIARISKGRTIREFVFGVMGIPPIILFIWFSTFGGSGLELIMGNVNHILRQVVMNDPTSVTFEFLKFRPLTHLWYWIVIFLLFTFQITSANSGAWVMATLSSNGTVNPTKRRIIIWSIVMSSTAAIIYKSGGIKGLQMVALCVAFPYLILTAFAIYAMMKEFVEVEAPKLK; encoded by the coding sequence TTGAATAATAACTCTGCCGATAAAAAACAGAATAATATGGTATGTTATGTCTCGATGTTCCTTAGCTTAGCGGTGATTATAGTGGGGGTACTCTATCCTGAAGAATTTATAAGTAGAATGACAGGGCTCTTTGATATCCTGTCAAAAGATTTTAACTGGATATATCTAGGAGTAGTAACAGGATATGTTGTTTTTTTACTTTACTTGGCCCTGTCAAAGTTTGGTTCGATCAAGCTTGATCCTGATGGCTGCGAACCGGAGTTTTCTCTATATTCCTGGATAGCGATGCTATTTTCGATATCTTTAGGGGTAGGGATTATATTTTTTGGGGTACAGGAACCACTTTATCATTACCTGAATTCTCCAAGGATAACACCAGATACACCAGAAGCGGCAGTATGGAGCATGCGAATTATGTATTTGCACTGGGGGATTCACCCCTGGGCTGTTTATGCCTTCACAGGATTAGGCTTAGGTTATTTCTCCATGAAAAGGGGATTGCCATTACTTATTAGCTCCCTTTTGGAACCAATCTTAAGGGGAAAAAGCTACCGCAAATTTGTGGAAACATCTGTAGATATGTGGATCATGGTACTGACCGTTACAGGTCTTGCATCGGCCTTTGGCATGGCATGTAGTCAGATAACTTCTGGTGTTCACTATGCGTTAGGAGTCCCTAACAATTTTACCGTTTACATAATTGTAAATATATTTATGTCGATAATCTATATCGCTACCGCTGTCAGCGGTGTTGATAAAGGTATAAAGATAGTTTCTGACATTAATCTAACTTTGGCGCTGTTTTTTCTAGCAGCAATGTTTTGTCTAGGGCCAACGACGAAAATCATTCAGATAATGTTCTCTTCTCTTAGTAGTTACCTGCAGAATTTTATTGGTGATTCATTATTGATGGATCCGTTTGACGAAAAATTTTCGCAATGGCATCAATGGTGGACCGTCTTTTATTGGGCCTGGTGGTGTTCGTGGGGTGCGTTCTGCGGTATATTTATTGCTCGTATATCCAAAGGTCGAACGATACGTGAATTTGTCTTTGGAGTAATGGGGATTCCACCGATAATTTTGTTTATCTGGTTCTCGACCTTTGGTGGTTCCGGCCTGGAACTTATTATGGGCAATGTTAATCACATATTGCGACAAGTTGTCATGAATGATCCTACAAGTGTAACCTTTGAATTCTTGAAATTTCGGCCACTGACTCATTTGTGGTACTGGATAGTAATATTTCTTCTGTTTACCTTCCAGATCACGTCAGCAAACTCGGGTGCGTGGGTAATGGCGACGTTATCTTCCAACGGTACAGTTAACCCGACTAAAAGAAGAATTATAATATGGAGCATAGTGATGTCATCTACAGCAGCCATTATATATAAATCCGGTGGTATAAAGGGATTGCAGATGGTGGCACTTTGTGTTGCGTTTCCATATTTGATATTAACAGCTTTTGCAATTTACGCTATGATGAAAGAATTTGTTGAAGTAGAAGCTCCTAAACTAAAATAA
- a CDS encoding BMP family protein: protein MMLMECSAFAAPKRVSLMLEGSDTASASGFNWLCLEGMRNAQVRFGSKKLSTKYYNALDDKEKLLPLLKEAAAASDLVIITSIAYIKYLPEVMREYPACSFLTFDTNNLDGVTEIVFREEEGGFLAGALAAMMTTREDVERVNDEKKIGIILGEDVPPVERFKQGYIAGAWYVNPDIKVLYEYTNDFYDRAKAAGAAMKLKRAGADIIFCVNGDAGIGVIERAKEGGYWTIGVDTELESEFPEMVLTSVVKRSGHVIYKVIENFLQDNLPKDRFSIGLKDECIDISTWTRETKQNVPLDVRKRIDELEDKVSSGLIKIKKTEYQGISVK from the coding sequence ATGATGCTTATGGAATGCTCCGCCTTTGCGGCGCCGAAGCGGGTCTCATTGATGCTGGAGGGATCGGACACAGCCTCCGCCTCGGGTTTTAACTGGCTCTGTCTCGAGGGGATGCGGAACGCTCAGGTGCGCTTTGGGAGTAAAAAGCTCTCCACCAAATACTATAACGCTCTTGACGATAAGGAGAAGCTGCTGCCGCTGCTCAAAGAGGCCGCCGCCGCGTCGGATTTGGTTATCATCACCTCCATCGCCTACATAAAATATCTGCCGGAGGTGATGAGGGAATATCCTGCCTGTTCGTTCCTCACCTTTGATACGAATAATTTAGACGGTGTCACGGAGATTGTCTTTCGCGAGGAGGAGGGCGGATTTCTCGCCGGCGCCCTGGCCGCTATGATGACCACGCGTGAAGATGTGGAGCGTGTCAACGATGAGAAGAAGATCGGCATCATCCTTGGAGAGGACGTTCCCCCAGTCGAGCGGTTCAAACAGGGATATATCGCGGGGGCCTGGTATGTAAATCCGGATATCAAGGTACTCTACGAATATACTAATGACTTCTATGACCGGGCAAAGGCCGCTGGGGCGGCGATGAAGCTAAAGCGCGCCGGTGCGGATATAATCTTCTGCGTCAACGGCGACGCCGGCATCGGTGTGATAGAGAGGGCAAAGGAGGGCGGCTACTGGACGATCGGCGTCGATACGGAGCTGGAGAGCGAATTCCCCGAGATGGTGCTGACCAGCGTCGTCAAACGCAGCGGCCATGTGATCTATAAGGTAATAGAAAATTTTTTGCAGGATAACCTTCCCAAAGATCGCTTTTCGATTGGGCTGAAGGACGAATGTATCGATATTTCGACGTGGACGCGCGAGACGAAGCAAAACGTCCCCCTTGATGTACGCAAACGTATAGACGAGCTTGAGGATAAGGTCTCCAGTGGTCTCATCAAAATAAAAAAGACTGAATACCAGGGGATATCCGTTAAATAA
- a CDS encoding nucleoside hydrolase, whose amino-acid sequence MIKLVPVMYSYDNSGNLFLITLTLFLLIFFVKSACAADTSKEKELVILDSDMVEIYDDGMAMAMLALSSKVELLGVSVVAGNTWVEEGTAFALRQLEGISRAETIPVAMGVNHPLRGGRLANMKEERELFGFGRDNWQGAGGYPRPESWRAVYKNTYRLEPQSAPLGEHAADFIIEQVKKYPGRVTIAAIGPCGNIAEAVRKAPEIVPLVKRVVYMGGAFFQEGNVTPAAEFNCWFDPEAAKIALRSPFKEQIIVPLDVCEKVKLSAKRYAETEENIKNPVFLEMVRRNFRYEKFKTEPDYVTYIWDTIVSAIIIDPTVITEEITLPVDVNDDYSLSYGQMLAFKGGAPRGAQSARIVLSVDEDKLWKMIFEVCRGL is encoded by the coding sequence ATGATAAAGCTGGTGCCGGTAATGTACAGTTATGATAATTCAGGCAATCTGTTCCTAATTACGCTGACTCTCTTTTTGCTCATATTTTTTGTGAAATCGGCCTGCGCGGCGGATACTTCTAAAGAAAAAGAGCTGGTTATTCTGGACTCCGACATGGTGGAGATATACGACGACGGTATGGCGATGGCAATGTTGGCTCTGTCGTCCAAGGTTGAACTGCTTGGCGTCAGCGTTGTGGCGGGCAATACCTGGGTGGAGGAGGGGACCGCCTTTGCTCTTCGCCAGCTGGAGGGAATAAGCAGGGCGGAGACGATACCGGTAGCAATGGGAGTTAATCACCCGCTTCGCGGTGGCCGTCTCGCCAATATGAAGGAGGAACGCGAGCTCTTCGGTTTCGGGCGTGACAACTGGCAGGGAGCGGGAGGATATCCCAGGCCCGAATCATGGCGTGCCGTCTATAAGAATACCTATAGGCTTGAACCTCAGTCCGCCCCGCTCGGAGAACATGCGGCAGATTTTATCATTGAGCAGGTGAAGAAATATCCAGGCAGGGTGACAATTGCGGCGATCGGTCCCTGCGGCAACATCGCCGAGGCGGTGCGTAAAGCGCCGGAGATAGTTCCTCTCGTAAAACGTGTCGTCTATATGGGCGGCGCCTTCTTTCAGGAAGGCAATGTGACGCCTGCCGCGGAATTTAACTGCTGGTTCGACCCGGAGGCGGCAAAGATCGCCCTCAGGAGTCCTTTTAAAGAGCAGATAATCGTGCCCCTCGACGTCTGCGAAAAGGTGAAGCTTTCCGCCAAGAGATATGCTGAGACGGAAGAGAATATAAAAAATCCCGTCTTCCTTGAAATGGTGCGCCGTAATTTCCGCTATGAAAAATTCAAAACAGAGCCGGATTATGTCACCTATATATGGGACACGATCGTCTCCGCGATAATCATCGACCCAACGGTAATTACGGAAGAGATCACCCTGCCGGTCGATGTCAACGATGACTATTCTCTCTCCTACGGACAGATGCTGGCCTTCAAAGGAGGCGCCCCCAGAGGGGCGCAGTCTGCACGCATCGTGCTCTCCGTTGATGAAGATAAGCTTTGGAAGATGATATTTGAGGTGTGCCGGGGTCTGTAG
- a CDS encoding ferrous iron transporter B: MSCKDCKLCLDKKGTKRDGAHCHSSAQTEIKNPHAGQTDECGCRKRMRIFLMGNPNVGKSVFFSRLTGVHALSSNYPGTTVGFTQGLIKHKDICADLIDVPGAYTLDPTNEAEEIARRIIEEGADKVILVIDATALERNLVMSLQVLSYHIPVIVALNMTDEARHKGILLNVEKLEEELGVPIYQTVATTGRGISDLVDNLERARISPIEPMTKEERWQKIGEIIAGVQTVTHRHHTLLDRIEDISVHPVIGVLLGFFVLALSFTLIRFVGEGLINYIFDPIFENIWLPLLEKLSGVFGDGYLRTLLIGKLFDGSIDLEQSMGVLSTGFYVEFGMVLPYIIAFYAVLSFLEDFGYLPRLAVVFDALLHRFGIHGYAIIPTLLGFGCNVPGILATRVLESERERFIAATLISVGVPCVSIQAMLASTLGGFGMRYVGAVYFILFVVWLILGRLMHLTLSGYSPELIVEIPPYRLPSFKAWMSKLWFRIKDFFFEATPLVLGGILLVNILDTIGLLEWIGNLLAPFFQTVLGLPAATAVPVVMGLFRKDIAMGLLIPLDLTAQQMLVAVIVLSMTFPCIATFVVMWKELGVRRMLQSSALMLSAALITGAVLNLILNVL, encoded by the coding sequence ATGAGCTGTAAAGACTGTAAACTATGCCTTGATAAAAAAGGGACTAAGCGGGACGGGGCGCACTGCCATTCATCCGCTCAGACGGAGATAAAAAATCCCCACGCGGGGCAGACCGACGAATGCGGCTGCCGCAAACGTATGCGCATTTTTCTGATGGGGAATCCCAACGTTGGAAAGAGCGTATTTTTTTCGCGCCTCACAGGGGTGCACGCGCTCTCCTCGAACTATCCCGGGACGACAGTCGGCTTCACGCAGGGACTCATAAAACACAAAGATATCTGCGCCGACCTGATCGACGTCCCAGGCGCCTACACCCTGGACCCGACAAACGAGGCGGAGGAGATTGCGCGCCGCATCATCGAAGAGGGAGCAGACAAGGTCATACTCGTCATCGACGCGACGGCGCTTGAACGCAATCTCGTAATGTCACTGCAGGTGCTTTCCTATCACATACCGGTGATCGTCGCGCTCAACATGACAGACGAGGCCCGACACAAGGGAATACTGCTCAACGTGGAGAAACTTGAGGAAGAGCTCGGAGTTCCCATCTACCAGACGGTAGCGACGACGGGAAGAGGAATCAGCGACCTCGTTGACAACCTTGAACGGGCGCGGATCAGCCCGATAGAACCGATGACGAAGGAAGAACGCTGGCAGAAAATCGGCGAGATCATCGCCGGCGTACAGACGGTGACCCACCGCCACCACACCCTGCTTGACCGTATCGAGGACATTTCGGTCCACCCCGTGATCGGCGTACTGCTTGGTTTTTTTGTGCTCGCGCTGAGCTTCACTCTTATCCGCTTCGTCGGAGAGGGGCTTATAAACTACATCTTTGACCCGATCTTTGAAAACATCTGGCTGCCGCTGCTTGAAAAACTCAGCGGCGTATTCGGCGACGGGTACCTGCGCACGCTGCTGATAGGAAAACTCTTCGACGGCTCCATCGACCTCGAACAGAGCATGGGGGTGCTGTCGACCGGCTTCTACGTCGAGTTCGGGATGGTATTGCCCTACATCATCGCCTTTTACGCGGTGCTCTCCTTCCTGGAGGACTTCGGCTATCTGCCGCGCCTCGCCGTCGTATTCGACGCGCTGCTCCACCGCTTCGGCATCCACGGATACGCAATCATCCCCACTTTGCTCGGCTTCGGCTGTAATGTGCCGGGGATACTGGCTACGCGCGTTCTCGAGTCGGAGCGCGAACGCTTTATCGCGGCAACACTCATCTCCGTCGGCGTGCCCTGCGTATCGATACAGGCGATGCTCGCCTCGACGCTCGGAGGTTTCGGCATGCGGTATGTCGGCGCCGTCTATTTCATCCTCTTCGTCGTTTGGCTCATACTCGGACGCCTCATGCACCTGACGCTCTCCGGCTACAGCCCTGAGCTGATCGTGGAGATACCGCCCTACCGCCTGCCATCATTCAAGGCCTGGATGAGCAAGCTCTGGTTCCGCATCAAGGACTTCTTCTTTGAGGCGACGCCTCTCGTGCTCGGCGGCATTCTGCTCGTCAATATACTCGACACCATCGGCCTGCTGGAGTGGATCGGCAATCTTCTCGCGCCCTTCTTCCAAACTGTGCTTGGACTGCCAGCCGCCACCGCCGTACCGGTGGTGATGGGACTCTTCCGCAAAGATATCGCGATGGGGCTGCTCATTCCGCTCGACCTTACGGCACAGCAGATGCTAGTCGCCGTCATCGTCCTCTCCATGACCTTTCCCTGCATCGCGACATTCGTAGTCATGTGGAAGGAGCTCGGCGTCCGGCGCATGCTTCAGAGCAGCGCGCTTATGCTCTCAGCCGCGCTGATAACTGGCGCGGTGCTGAACCTGATCCTGAACGTGCTGTAG
- a CDS encoding FeoA family protein → MNLVEMKSGERAVIKMLPEGEAAQRLEALGLRSGKEIEKISCMPFGGPVTVMLEGRHFAVSHSIAEHIEIEKADSL, encoded by the coding sequence ATGAATCTTGTAGAGATGAAGAGCGGAGAGCGGGCTGTGATAAAGATGCTGCCGGAGGGAGAGGCGGCACAGCGCCTTGAGGCACTTGGCTTACGAAGCGGCAAGGAGATAGAAAAGATCTCCTGCATGCCCTTTGGCGGGCCGGTAACGGTGATGTTGGAGGGACGCCATTTTGCTGTGTCACACAGCATCGCGGAGCATATCGAAATAGAAAAGGCCGATTCCCTGTAG
- a CDS encoding ASKHA domain-containing protein: MKDTADNFVYLISCTRVNPMEGETLGELMRRSGSEVAEPCGGNGTCGKYRVKIKGVVTDCPERERLLLSDEEIEAGIRLACITPAKRGMVVIRADVEPQHMRILSGEECAAADNDGSKDEKVLFSIAVDIGTTMIVAYLVNKSCGTVIAVSSAMNPQVTFGADVISRIGYASEREDGLAVLQSRAVDAVNRLIFNLQRRASVSEDEITEVVVSANTTMEHLFAGVSPASIGRAPFTPQYHEFPTLTAAHMNLALSPETVVRLLPNISGFVGGDITAGIIYTGMTKSEKLSLLIDIGTNNEMVLGCKDFLLCCSAAAGPALEGAKISQGMCASEGAIDHIKKEPGGIYVSTIDNIPAIGICGSGLVDAITLLLEEHIIDNSGKFEKKLSPENALYERLDVGQRRFLLSKNSKRSIYITQKDIRELQLAKSAIATGIEIMLEEAGKRLEDIDMVFLAGAFGNYLNIENAMKTGILPQLPVEKIKSVGNSSGLGAIEFILHPEHWREGRRVISSAKHIELATHREFPLKFVKNLSFYLS; encoded by the coding sequence ATGAAAGATACCGCAGACAACTTTGTATACCTGATTTCTTGTACGAGAGTGAACCCGATGGAGGGTGAAACTCTGGGGGAACTTATGAGACGCTCTGGAAGCGAGGTGGCTGAACCGTGCGGCGGAAACGGAACCTGCGGCAAGTATCGTGTAAAGATTAAAGGTGTCGTCACCGACTGCCCTGAGAGGGAACGGCTGCTTCTTAGCGATGAAGAGATTGAGGCCGGCATAAGGCTGGCCTGTATTACGCCGGCAAAAAGAGGCATGGTGGTGATCCGGGCAGACGTGGAGCCGCAGCACATGAGGATACTTTCCGGTGAAGAATGCGCCGCAGCCGACAACGACGGCAGTAAGGATGAAAAGGTGTTGTTTTCTATCGCTGTCGATATTGGGACCACGATGATTGTCGCCTATCTTGTCAATAAGAGTTGTGGTACGGTAATCGCGGTTTCATCGGCGATGAACCCCCAAGTGACATTTGGCGCTGACGTTATCTCCCGCATCGGATATGCCTCGGAGAGGGAAGATGGCCTGGCGGTGCTTCAGAGCAGAGCTGTCGACGCGGTGAACAGGCTGATATTCAACCTGCAGAGGCGGGCATCCGTCTCGGAAGATGAGATAACAGAGGTTGTCGTCTCTGCCAATACCACGATGGAACATCTCTTTGCCGGTGTATCGCCGGCGAGTATCGGCAGGGCTCCTTTTACTCCACAATACCATGAATTTCCGACTCTAACCGCCGCACACATGAATCTGGCGCTTTCTCCGGAGACCGTTGTCCGTCTTTTGCCCAATATATCCGGTTTTGTCGGCGGCGACATCACTGCCGGGATAATCTATACAGGAATGACAAAATCGGAAAAGCTGTCGCTGCTCATAGATATAGGGACAAACAACGAAATGGTGCTTGGCTGCAAAGATTTTTTGCTCTGTTGTTCAGCCGCGGCGGGACCGGCCCTTGAGGGAGCGAAGATATCCCAGGGAATGTGTGCCTCCGAGGGGGCTATAGACCACATAAAAAAAGAACCAGGCGGGATATATGTTTCCACGATAGATAATATTCCGGCCATTGGGATTTGCGGTTCCGGTCTGGTAGACGCGATAACCCTGCTGCTTGAAGAGCATATTATCGATAATAGCGGAAAATTTGAGAAAAAATTGTCTCCTGAAAATGCTCTCTACGAGAGGCTTGACGTGGGGCAGAGGCGGTTCCTGCTCTCAAAAAACAGTAAAAGAAGCATCTATATAACGCAGAAAGATATTCGGGAGCTGCAGCTAGCCAAAAGCGCGATTGCAACCGGCATCGAGATAATGCTTGAAGAGGCGGGAAAAAGATTGGAAGATATTGACATGGTATTTCTCGCGGGAGCCTTCGGAAACTACCTCAACATAGAAAATGCGATGAAGACTGGGATACTGCCTCAGCTTCCGGTCGAAAAAATCAAGTCGGTCGGAAACAGCTCCGGTTTGGGGGCGATAGAGTTCATTCTCCATCCGGAACATTGGAGAGAGGGCAGAAGGGTTATCTCGTCGGCAAAACATATTGAACTGGCCACGCATAGAGAATTTCCGTTAAAATTTGTGAAGAACCTCTCTTTTTATCTATCGTAA